The genomic region AGATTTAGATTAATAATTTAAGAAAAACGAGCATTTTTAGGATAAGAATGTTCGTTTTTTTATGTGAATATGGTATAATAGATAAAATATCAAAATTAAATGAAGTGGGAAATAGAAATGAAATTAAGAAGAAGTGATCGGATGGTTGTCATTTCCAACTATTTGATCAATAATCCTTATAAACTAACTAGTCTCAATACTTTTGCTGAAAAGTATGAATCTGCTAAATCATCCATCTCAGAGGATATCGTCATTATCAAACGTGCCTTTGAGGAAATTGAAATCGGTCATATCCAGACAGTAACTGGTGCTGGTGGTGGTGTCATTTTCACACCATCAATCTCAAGCCATGATGCCAAGGAAATGGTTGAAGACTTGCGTGCCAAGTTGTCAGAAAGTGACCGTATCTTGCCAGGTGGTTACATCTACCTGTCCGATTTGCTCAGCACACCAGCTATCTTGAAAAATATTGGTCGTATTATTGCCAAGAGCTTTATGGACCAAAAAATTGATGCCGTTATGACCGTAGCGACTAAGGGTGTTCCTCTTGCAAATGCAGTTGCCAATGTCCTCAATGTTCCCTTTGTTATTGTGCGCCGCGACCTGAAAATTACCGAAGGTTCAACTGTTAGCGTCAACTATGTATCAGGTTCAAGTGGTGACCGCATTGAGAAAATGTTCCTTTCAAAACGCAGTCTCAAGGCAGGCAGCCGTGTCTTGATTGTGGATGACTTCTTGAAAGGCGGAGGAACTGTCAACGGGATGATTAGTCTCTTGCGTGAGTTTGATTCAGAATTGGCTGGTGTAGCGGTCTTTGCGGATAATGCTCAAGAAGAACGCGAAAAGCAGTTT from Streptococcus mitis NCTC 12261 harbors:
- the purR gene encoding pur operon repressor, coding for MKLRRSDRMVVISNYLINNPYKLTSLNTFAEKYESAKSSISEDIVIIKRAFEEIEIGHIQTVTGAGGGVIFTPSISSHDAKEMVEDLRAKLSESDRILPGGYIYLSDLLSTPAILKNIGRIIAKSFMDQKIDAVMTVATKGVPLANAVANVLNVPFVIVRRDLKITEGSTVSVNYVSGSSGDRIEKMFLSKRSLKAGSRVLIVDDFLKGGGTVNGMISLLREFDSELAGVAVFADNAQEEREKQFDYKSLLKVTNIDVKNQAIDVEVGNIFDEDK